The Larimichthys crocea isolate SSNF chromosome X, L_crocea_2.0, whole genome shotgun sequence genome segment TATAACACAGGTTACCCTTAGGTGCTGGTGGAGTGACAGAAATGCTCGGGCTGGGAAGAAGAGGGGAAGGCCCGACAGAAAGTTCTGATGTCTGTGACTTTCCAGCTTTAGGGGACGACTGTGAAGGACCAGCCGGCCTGTGGTTATGGATAGAGGAagagcagaaaagagagagacacaaaaaaaagaggccaaATTTAACTAATCTGCAATTTATCTGCTCCTACAAGTCAACCCTTTTCTGTCTCGGTACAGTTTTGATCCATGAGAGTGGGGAGGAAAAGGTCATCTGGGGAAAGGAACTCTGAGCACTGAGCATATGTTGCACCACGGAGGACTCTAGTCAGTCTTGACACCATTTGGGGCTCACATGCATGTGGCGGAAGAGGAGAGACTGAAAGCTCTGACTACAAATGATGGCCGAGCCAtttggaggagcagcaggtaCAGGCTTCCTGCCGGAGGAGTGgttggatagatggatgaaaGACTGGAtcaaaggatggatggatggacaagACAtcgggggaggaaaaaaaagcactcatACAGTTAACGCTTGATGATGTTGTGCGCACACCCGCATATAGATACTCCCTGCAGGAGGTATGAAATTAGGAACTGTGCCAGGAAGCACAACAGGAAACATAGAATATAGTGATAAAGCAGAACAAGTCAATAAAATGAGTCTTACTTGGCATCTTTGGAGACAGGTTTGAGCTTTGACCTCCAGTCTGCAGGAGACTCTTTTTCTGATACTGAAACAAGAAATCAAAcgaaactttaatgtttttccaCTTTCAGTTTCATCACGCCAGCGTTCCATCTACTATCCAGGAACAGTTCCAGTTTTATCGTTTTGTTATGAAGAGATTTGccacagagagagcaggtcaaacaatataaaatgttcaaattaactGCAGCCTCCGGTGTCACACAGTAACTCTCAAGATGCTCCTTGACACAGAAGTTACACAGTGAAGTAACAGACTGATTCTAGATTGTCACAGAGGCATCAATGAAGTCTCTCAGTCATGAATACGGTGTAACTAAGGCAATCTTTCCCACATTTTAGGGATAATTTCCGTGCAATGCAAACAGCATTTAGTAATAtttacagaagaagaacaggaaaCACTGGTTGAGAGCTCTGAAATGCTGGAAAGCTTTGATTTGTCTGTTGAACCTGTCTGAAAAACTGTTGACAGGAAACCTTGAACTGCAAACCAGGTAAAGTTTTTACtttctgtatttaaatattttgaaacCATGACGATTTAATATTTGTGTCTCCCTATCTTTGAAATACATCTTATATTAATGCCATTGGTGAATTTGATGAGTCATTTCAAATCGATGCAGCTATTTTCCATGAATTTGaagatttttcttcatttccaaATTGaactgttttagtttgtttaagtcattatcataaaaaaaatgtatcatacCGGGATTAAAGATCATTATTAGTTCTACAGATCTCTGCAGTCTAAATgtattctctccctctccatctgcacacattcatgtcccattAATGCATCTGAACTAACTTACAAATACTACTACCATTATTTCCATTAAAATTATagttataattataattatgattattatgattgctgctgtgcatctttgcCTCTCTCCCTCATACTACCAGCACTTTCATCATACCTCACACACATCAGGGTTCTTCCAcatttttagctgctgttgtaCCTCCTCCGGAAACAAACTTCCTCactaacataaacaaacatccatCATACCAGCTACTTTATGTACAGATACAGAGTGTGTGATTTTAACCTGAGATGTTGGGTGATGCACTGCCGGGCTTTGAGGCGCCTCTGTCTGGAGTTCTGGCTCTGAGTCCACTCTTGCTGACCGGGCTCGGAGCACGGTTCGGGGGGTCTGGAGTGTACATGTCAGTGAGGAGTGACTTGTCTGCTTTCAGCTTCACTCTCCCTCTGACTCCCTCCGTCTCCCTCTTTGGAGTCTCCACTTGAGAAGGTCTGATTAGAGGTGAAGTGATATTGCATGCTATTATTCACCAGCAGAGGTCAGGCCAAAGCAAGTTATTGTAAAGTCAGTTGGTGTGTGATTAGATTACTTACTTGTCAGTTTTTTTCAGCACTACATTCGTCCACGATGgcttactgtcattattgttctCCTCAGCCAGTTTTTTGGAGAGGAAGGCTGCTGCTTTCGCTTTCTCCCCGCCTGTGTTCACGTTTGTTTCCCTTTTGCCACCAGCATTCATGACCACAGTCACAGCCTGACCGGGTGAGGCCTGCTGGACTTTACCAGTCACATTCGTCCCTTTATTTATGTCAATGTTGATGGTTGTAGTCTTTTTCCCCTCATTGTTAGTGCTGTTATCCTGCTGGAGGAAATTAAGCTTGGACTGGAGTGTCTTTGCCGCTGTGGTTGAGGTACGAGGAGCAGCAACAGGCCTGGTGATAGAAGTGGTTGTGGTGAAAGTAGATTCGGAAGTAGTCCGTGGAGCTGCTGGTTTGGAGATGAAAGCTGTCGGACTTTCTTTAGCAGCAGAAGAGAGACTTGAAGCAGGCCGGGAAGGAGACGAAGTAGAAAAAGTGCTGGAGAAGCTTGAAGGAGTGCTGGTTTTCTCCGTCAGCCATGTTGGTCCCAGTCTGGAGGGGGTATGAGTGGCAGTATTTGTGTTGGTTTTAGTGGAGTCTGGTAGAAGAGAAGTGAATCTGGAAACAGGAGTGTTTGTGGGCAAATCTCTGAGAGGTGCAGCTGTAGGCGACAGTAACCTGAAAGACAGAAGGCACAATATAAATATTCTTCACACATGTGCCTCCCGTTCCTGCACACTCCAGAAGGAGGATCGGAGCTCGATATCTGGCCAATCAGTGCTgctttttctgatgttttaccTTAAATACACCACCTTAGCATAACTATGGTTTTATGAATCCTAGATGATGCCAGAGACAGCGTGTTACACTACACAGTCTGTGGGGGTCAATAGGCTTTCATTTATCAATTTTTCAAAAccagaattttttttataaactcaCAAAAAGAATGTTATTCTTCCTCTTAAAGAGATCATGaaatgtaaactgtaaatgtCAAGTCAGGAGACAAATGGAGCCAAGGGTGCAGGTAAATGACAAGATGACCTTTTTGAAAATAATATTGTAATTCTAGCACATAATCACATTTCCAACAAAAATGTTGGCAGTCAGGTTGcactgtgggtaatgtaggcatcTCAACTTATCTCAACTGTGTGTAAGTCTGACTGTCTGATTGGTGGAGAACTCCTTTAATGCAAAATTTCATTTCCAACTTAAATGTCTATTAGCTAAAAACACATGCGATCATTCTCGTGGCACACACAAGCAAAAATAGATTATAGGGATCAGTTGTGATTGAATGAAGTTACATGGGTCCTTACTTTGCACAGCTCCTGTGATAGAGCTTCCCGTCCACTAGATGTCGCTGCACCAGGTGAACGTGCTTGTTACAGGACACACATTTGTTACTCAGGGTGCCCATCTGATGGGATTTCTCAACCGAAGCATGctagaagagaaaaagaaggaggagagggcgGAAATTACAGATTCATTCACGACTATTCATCTGTTACTGTACGTGCTGTAACTGATCTGAGTCAaagtgggatttttttttgttgggaaATGCAGTTTTGTGCGGACACAACATAACTTTGTTATGAAGTGAGTGAAGTGAGCAAAATCAAGCCCTTTCTAcccttcagtgtttgtgtaaagTATTCGGACGGCAAAGGTACCTGTGTGGTATTTCTGGTTTGTTTGGGGGAAGGAGCAGGCCTGATGTTGGTTGATGGGGGAGGGCTGTTCTCTCTGGCGGGTTTAGATGAGGGAAACACTTTAGAAGTCACAGGCTGGTTCTTCTTCCCAGGCGACTCCTCTGTGGGGCCTTCAGCTGGGCGCTTTATACCTCCCATACCACCAactacagcaaacacacagataaacaaagaCATATAGACAGATGAGCTGGAAAGAAAGGGAACAAAGGCAAAGACGGACACAGTGAGACACTGATACTCACTCGGGGAGCGTCCATGGAAGTAGTTGTAATACTGGGAGACGTATGTCAGGATACTGAGGCGGTCAGGGACCTTAAGAGCCACCATGTCTTCTGCATCCAACAGAGCAGGAATTCCCAGCTCCTGCTCTGCAACCTTGAACGCCTGCAAATAACATCTCAGATTTTATCcaacaaaacagaagaggaagctCAATGTGAATCTAGAACGAGGGGCCAGCGATGGAAATGGACCAATGCATCACATGAAAAGCAGATACTTTGTGAGACcccaaagaaagacaaagagactttttgcattttaacacaGTTCATACTACTTGATATTCAAGTGCATGTTTGAGACTGAATCTGCCAGAGaaagtttcctttttttgacTTCAAGTTTGTCTTAGTTTAATTAAGTTTCAGT includes the following:
- the micall2b gene encoding protein-methionine sulfoxide oxidase mical2b isoform X2, coding for MSAVKALQQWCRLRCEGYRDVNITNMTTSFRDGLAFCALIHKHRPDLINFDSLKKEDVYENNKLAFKVAEQELGIPALLDAEDMVALKVPDRLSILTYVSQYYNYFHGRSPIGGMGGIKRPAEGPTEESPGKKNQPVTSKVFPSSKPARENSPPPSTNIRPAPSPKQTRNTTQHASVEKSHQMGTLSNKCVSCNKHVHLVQRHLVDGKLYHRSCAKLLSPTAAPLRDLPTNTPVSRFTSLLPDSTKTNTNTATHTPSRLGPTWLTEKTSTPSSFSSTFSTSSPSRPASSLSSAAKESPTAFISKPAAPRTTSESTFTTTTSITRPVAAPRTSTTAAKTLQSKLNFLQQDNSTNNEGKKTTTINIDINKGTNVTGKVQQASPGQAVTVVMNAGGKRETNVNTGGEKAKAAAFLSKKLAEENNNDSKPSWTNVVLKKTDKPSQVETPKRETEGVRGRVKLKADKSLLTDMYTPDPPNRAPSPVSKSGLRARTPDRGASKPGSASPNISVSEKESPADWRSKLKPVSKDAKPAGPSQSSPKAGKSQTSELSVGPSPLLPSPSISVTPPAPKGSQNGQGDLTANDTKSESKINKTKPDYIRKEDIMKELQEIEDNLNELERRGVELEMRLRSSEEEGEDDSLMDGLMVEWFNLIRNKQVAIRRESELVYIGKTQDLEEQQPSVEQELRRLMDKPEHLKTSWDRKREEELMAKLVEIVNDRNAIIDGLDEDRLREEEEDEELNKMMMNFSIKKDKPKKKSPMSKLFNLGKKKEA
- the micall2b gene encoding protein-methionine sulfoxide oxidase mical2b isoform X1, producing MSAVKALQQWCRLRCEGYRDVNITNMTTSFRDGLAFCALIHKHRPDLINFDSLKKEDVYENNKLAFKVAEQELGIPALLDAEDMVALKVPDRLSILTYVSQYYNYFHGRSPIGGMGGIKRPAEGPTEESPGKKNQPVTSKVFPSSKPARENSPPPSTNIRPAPSPKQTRNTTQHASVEKSHQMGTLSNKCVSCNKHVHLVQRHLVDGKLYHRSCAKLLSPTAAPLRDLPTNTPVSRFTSLLPDSTKTNTNTATHTPSRLGPTWLTEKTSTPSSFSSTFSTSSPSRPASSLSSAAKESPTAFISKPAAPRTTSESTFTTTTSITRPVAAPRTSTTAAKTLQSKLNFLQQDNSTNNEGKKTTTINIDINKGTNVTGKVQQASPGQAVTVVMNAGGKRETNVNTGGEKAKAAAFLSKKLAEENNNDSKPSWTNVVLKKTDKPSQVETPKRETEGVRGRVKLKADKSLLTDMYTPDPPNRAPSPVSKSGLRARTPDRGASKPGSASPNISVSEKESPADWRSKLKPVSKDAKPAGPSQSSPKAGKSQTSELSVGPSPLLPSPSISVTPPAPKGSQNGQGDLTANDTKSESKINKTKPDYIRKEDIMKELQEIEDNLNELERRGVELEMRLRSSEEEGEDDSLMDGLMVEWFNLIRNKQVAIRRESELVYIGKTQDLEEQQPSVEQELRRLMDKPEHLKTSWDRKREEELMAKLVEIVNDRNAIIDGLDEDRLREEEEDEELNKMMMNFTGIKKDKPKKKSPMSKLFNLGKKKEA